The Bos taurus isolate L1 Dominette 01449 registration number 42190680 breed Hereford chromosome 18, ARS-UCD2.0, whole genome shotgun sequence genome has a window encoding:
- the LOC112441453 gene encoding interferon lambda-3 produces the protein MAPGRTLVLVLMLTTVALSRTGAVPVPSAPRALPPARGCHMAQFKSLSPQELQAFKTARDAFEDSFLPKDWDCSTHLFPRTRDLKHLQVWERPVALEAELALTLTVLEAMANSSLGHSLEQPLLTLQNIHSKLQACVPAQPTASSRPRGRLHHWLHRLQEARKESQDCLEASVMFNLLRLLTRDLKCVASGDQCV, from the exons ATGGCCCCGGGCCGCACGCTGGTGCTGGTGCTGATGCTGACGACCGTGGCGCTGAGCAGGACAGGAGCAGTTCCTGTGCCCTCTGCCCCCAGGGCCCTCCCACCTGCCAGGGGCTGCCACATGGCCCAGTTCAAGTCTCTGTCCCCTCAAGAGCTGCAGGCCTTCAAGACGGCCAGGGATGCCTTT GAAGACTCGTTCTTGCCAAAGGACTGGGACTGCAGCACCCACCTTTTCCCCAGGACCCGGGACCTGAAGCACCTGCAG GTGTGGGAGCGCCCTGTGGCTCTGGAGGCAGAGCTGGCCCTGACACTGACGGTCCTGGAGGCCATGGCTAACTCATCCCTGGGCCACAGCCTGGAGCAGCCCCTTCTCACGCTGCAGAACATCCACTCCAAGCTCCAGGCCTGT gtccCAGCTCAGCCCACAGCAAGCTCCAGGCCCCGGGGCCGCCTCCACCACTGGCTGCACCGCCTCCAGGAGGCCCGGAAG GAGTCCCAGGACTGCCTCGAAGCCTCTGTGATGTTCAACCTCCTCCGCCTCCTCACCCGGGACCTGAAATGTGTTGCCAGCGGAGACCAGTGTGTCTGA
- the LOC101902055 gene encoding interferon lambda-4: protein MGQSGTAAAVVGLWVLVTVGVAASPNVTEPQRCLLSHYRSLDPRALLAVKALRDHYEEETLSWGPQNCSIRPKRNPPRPSSCAMLRRMARDLADAQAVLSSLPSPELFPGVGQTLELLAAAGRDVAACLELARPGSWRRSPRRPGRRPKTRRAESPRCHEATVIFHLLRLLAWDLRLVAHAGPCL from the exons ATGGGGCAGAGTGGCACAGCCGCAGCGGTCGTGGGATTGTGGGTCTTGGTGACTGTGGGTGTAGCTGCCAGCCCCAACGTGACTGAGCCTCAGCGCTGCCTCCTCTCACACTATCGCTCCTTGGACCCCCGGGCGCTGCTGGCTGTCAAGGCGCTGAGGGACCACTAT GAAGAAGAGACGCTGAGCTGGGGGCCCCAAAACTGCTCGATCCGCCCGAAGAGGAACCCTCCCCGGCCGTCG TCCTGTGCGATGCTCCGCCGGATGGCCCGCGACCTCGCCGACGCCCAGGCCGTGCTGAGCAGCCTGCCGAGCCCCGAGCTCTTCCCCGGCGTCGGGCAGACCCTGGAGCTGCTGGCGGCCGCGGGGCGGGACGTGGCGGCCTGC CTCGAGCTGGCCCGGCCAGGCTCCTGGAGGAGGTCCCCGCGGCGGCCCGGGAGGCGTCCCAAGACTCGCCGAGCT GAGTCGCCTCGATGCCACGAAGCCACCGTCATCTTCCACCTCCTGCGCCTGCTCGCGTGGGACCTGCGGCTGGTGGCGCACGCGGGGCCTTGTCTGTGA